In Vibrio diazotrophicus, the following proteins share a genomic window:
- a CDS encoding DUF294 nucleotidyltransferase-like domain-containing protein: protein MPDKFNMQSPPFDRLTSDQQKKLRASLDVAYYRQGAPLLKSGQTSTHLHVLIKGTVEERSTSGKEIFAHYANDDMFDVRALFEEHTRHQYIALEDTLSYLIPREIFLSLYSENGQFAAYFDNNLAKRQELIEAAQQQKNIAEFILTKVDNSIYSPPMIVTPEQSLKTVTMQMKENGVDAALVELAESDIRLIDSTHHPYAIVTRTNMLHAVMLENHPLDTPVGKIATFPVMHVDEGDFLFNAMVMMTRNRVKRVMVCDGNNAIGMLDMTQILSTFSTHSHVLTLAIARASSVEELALASNKQIELIESLLSRGVRTRFIMELISAVNEQIIEKAFELVVPPALHDHCCFIVLGSEGRGEQILKTDQDNALIIKDGLEWHQCENVMHELTHTLLQLGYPLCPGKVMVNNPKWVKSQSQWKKMLSSWVNAAKPEQVMDIAIMADAHAIAGNKSLLAPIKSHLSHLMADQELILTEFTRPALNFSVPLTLFGNVKNSKTGLDIKQGGIFPIVHGIRALSLEHMIEVNNTFDRISELVKRRVLEKQTGDNLSEALKQFFKLRLAQQLAHPVGADTKGTNNIDINLLDRTERDLLRHSLHVVKKFKQWLGYHYQIRD, encoded by the coding sequence ATGCCTGATAAATTCAACATGCAATCTCCACCCTTTGATCGTTTAACCTCTGATCAACAGAAAAAACTTCGCGCCTCATTAGATGTGGCTTATTACCGACAAGGCGCCCCCCTACTAAAAAGCGGTCAAACCAGCACCCATTTACACGTCCTTATTAAGGGAACGGTAGAAGAACGCTCCACATCTGGAAAAGAAATATTCGCTCATTACGCCAACGACGACATGTTCGATGTGCGCGCCTTATTTGAAGAGCATACCCGCCACCAGTACATTGCGTTAGAAGATACGCTGTCTTACCTGATCCCAAGAGAAATCTTTCTTTCCCTCTATTCTGAAAATGGGCAGTTTGCCGCTTACTTCGATAACAACTTAGCCAAAAGACAAGAGCTGATTGAAGCGGCACAGCAACAGAAAAACATCGCTGAATTCATCCTGACCAAGGTCGACAACTCCATTTATTCTCCACCAATGATTGTCACTCCTGAGCAATCATTGAAAACGGTCACCATGCAGATGAAAGAAAACGGTGTCGATGCCGCACTGGTCGAGCTGGCTGAATCCGATATTCGCTTAATTGACTCTACTCATCATCCGTATGCCATCGTCACCCGAACTAATATGCTGCATGCTGTGATGCTGGAGAACCATCCGCTTGATACACCCGTAGGCAAAATAGCGACATTCCCTGTCATGCATGTCGATGAAGGGGATTTTCTGTTTAATGCCATGGTGATGATGACCCGTAATCGAGTCAAACGCGTGATGGTATGCGATGGTAACAATGCCATTGGTATGCTGGATATGACGCAGATCCTCAGTACCTTCTCTACCCACTCGCATGTACTAACACTGGCAATTGCACGAGCCTCCAGCGTTGAAGAGCTGGCCTTAGCATCCAATAAACAAATAGAGTTGATCGAAAGCTTGCTCAGCCGAGGCGTCCGCACCCGTTTTATCATGGAACTCATTTCTGCGGTCAATGAGCAGATAATCGAGAAAGCATTTGAACTCGTGGTGCCACCAGCACTGCATGATCACTGTTGTTTCATCGTGTTAGGGTCAGAAGGACGCGGAGAACAAATACTCAAAACCGATCAAGACAACGCTTTAATTATTAAAGACGGGTTGGAATGGCATCAGTGTGAAAACGTCATGCATGAGCTAACCCATACCTTGTTGCAGCTTGGTTATCCTCTATGTCCTGGCAAGGTGATGGTGAACAACCCTAAATGGGTTAAAAGCCAGTCACAGTGGAAAAAAATGCTCAGCAGTTGGGTCAATGCCGCTAAGCCTGAACAAGTGATGGATATTGCTATCATGGCTGATGCTCATGCGATTGCAGGTAATAAGTCCTTGCTCGCTCCTATCAAGTCACATTTGAGTCACCTGATGGCCGATCAGGAACTGATTCTTACCGAATTTACCCGTCCTGCGCTGAATTTTTCCGTGCCGCTCACTTTATTCGGGAACGTGAAGAATTCGAAAACCGGTTTGGATATCAAGCAAGGCGGTATATTCCCTATCGTTCACGGCATTCGTGCCTTGAGCTTAGAACACATGATTGAAGTAAATAACACCTTCGACAGAATCAGCGAGCTGGTAAAACGTCGTGTACTGGAAAAACAGACTGGCGATAACCTAAGCGAAGCGCTGAAGCAGTTTTTCAAATTACGTCTCGCGCAGCAACTCGCCCATCCTGTCGGTGCAGACACAAAAGGCACGAACAACATCGACATAAACTTGCTTGACCGAACTGAGCGAGACTTACTGAGACACAGCCTGCACGTCGTGAAGAAATTTAAACAGTGGCTTGGCTATCATTACCAAATCAGAGACTAG
- a CDS encoding 3-phenylpropionate MFS transporter, which yields MFKPSPYGWISQYFFGFFFAYGVYLPFWALWFEGQGVSASDIGVLVGIGFATRCVANLVITPRIHKVEHLLPALRWVTFALMLFTAFHFFTGGSFWLLALATVLFNMMCGPVLPLSDSVANHYAKRNMLDYGRTRLWGSIAFIAGSTVVGYLIVLYGSDMIVYTALFGTLVTLLISLRNPKVMPVTESHEHKIRPKLTELLREWPVIKFLLLVALIQGSHAAYYSFSSIHWRAAGHSEDIIGYLWSLGVVSEILVFAISKRVFSNWNIRTLFIISALGVIVRWGLTASTTALVALVAIQSLHGVTFALAHIATIKYIQHAPQHKMVALQALYNAIPLGAVIAMMTTLSGWGYESWGAGVFWGMALMGLLALFVKVELLQSQVNDVSVHKAEPEAQN from the coding sequence ATGTTTAAGCCCTCTCCCTACGGATGGATCTCTCAATACTTTTTCGGTTTCTTCTTTGCTTACGGCGTATATCTACCGTTTTGGGCGCTATGGTTTGAAGGGCAGGGTGTGTCTGCCAGTGACATCGGTGTGTTAGTGGGGATTGGTTTTGCAACACGTTGTGTCGCAAACTTGGTTATTACACCTCGTATTCATAAAGTGGAACATCTTCTGCCAGCACTTCGCTGGGTGACATTCGCACTGATGTTATTTACCGCTTTTCACTTTTTCACTGGTGGTAGTTTTTGGCTACTAGCTTTGGCGACGGTTCTTTTCAATATGATGTGTGGCCCAGTATTACCGTTGTCGGATTCTGTTGCTAACCACTATGCCAAGCGCAATATGCTCGATTATGGACGCACTCGTCTCTGGGGCTCGATCGCCTTTATCGCAGGCTCTACTGTGGTGGGGTATCTGATTGTGCTTTATGGTTCAGACATGATCGTTTACACCGCACTGTTCGGCACACTGGTCACCTTGTTGATCAGTCTGCGCAATCCTAAGGTTATGCCTGTTACAGAAAGTCACGAACATAAAATTCGCCCTAAGCTAACGGAGTTACTTCGCGAATGGCCGGTGATTAAGTTTTTGCTTTTGGTCGCTCTGATCCAAGGTAGCCATGCGGCGTATTACAGCTTTAGTTCTATCCACTGGCGTGCGGCCGGTCATTCAGAAGATATCATTGGTTACTTGTGGAGCTTAGGGGTTGTTTCCGAAATTCTGGTGTTTGCTATCAGCAAGCGAGTGTTTTCCAACTGGAATATCCGCACCCTGTTTATCATATCTGCGTTAGGGGTCATTGTACGCTGGGGATTAACGGCATCAACAACGGCATTAGTGGCATTGGTGGCGATTCAATCCTTGCATGGGGTGACTTTTGCTTTGGCTCATATCGCGACGATTAAATACATTCAGCACGCACCGCAACATAAAATGGTTGCACTTCAGGCGCTGTATAACGCGATCCCTCTTGGCGCAGTGATTGCAATGATGACGACGCTGAGCGGCTGGGGCTACGAAAGCTGGGGCGCAGGTGTGTTCTGGGGAATGGCGTTGATGGGCTTGCTTGCGCTGTTTGTGAAAGTCGAATTACTTCAATCACAAGTTAATGATGTTTCAGTGCATAAAGCGGAGCCTGAAGCACAAAATTAA
- a CDS encoding 3'-5' exonuclease → MNWISRRYWQHKLKGSHYQSLFEPSSGNEYVSLDCETTSLDPNRAELVTIAATKIIDNRIITSQPFEVRLRAPQSLDSSSVRIHRMRHQDLIDGISEKEALIQLIAFIGNRPLVGYHIRYDKKILDIACRKQLGFPLPNELIEVSQIYHDKLERHLPNAYIDLSLDAICKHLGLPQQDKHDALQDAISAALVYVRLTHGDLPTFTSSYH, encoded by the coding sequence ATGAATTGGATAAGTCGCCGCTATTGGCAGCATAAGCTTAAAGGATCTCATTATCAGTCACTGTTTGAACCAAGCAGTGGCAATGAGTATGTCTCGCTCGACTGTGAGACCACCAGCCTAGACCCAAACAGAGCGGAACTGGTGACCATCGCGGCAACCAAAATTATTGATAATCGCATTATCACTAGCCAACCTTTCGAAGTGAGGTTAAGGGCACCGCAGTCCCTTGACTCCAGTTCAGTCCGTATTCACCGTATGCGCCATCAAGACTTAATTGACGGTATTTCAGAAAAAGAAGCGCTCATTCAACTCATCGCCTTTATTGGTAACCGCCCTCTGGTTGGCTATCACATCCGTTATGACAAAAAGATCTTGGATATTGCTTGTCGTAAACAGCTTGGTTTTCCGCTGCCAAACGAACTGATTGAAGTCAGTCAGATTTATCACGATAAACTTGAGCGCCATCTGCCTAACGCTTATATCGATTTGAGTTTGGATGCTATTTGCAAACATCTCGGTCTGCCACAACAAGACAAACACGATGCACTGCAAGATGCCATCTCAGCCGCTTTGGTTTATGTACGCCTAACTCATGGAGACTTACCGACTTTCACCTCGTCCTATCACTAA
- the acs gene encoding acetate--CoA ligase gives MSEAHIYPVKENIKSHTHADNDTYLAMYQQSVSDPEGFWSEHGKIVDWIKPFTKVKQTSFDTGHVDIRWFEDGTLNVSANCIDRHLAERGDDVAIIWEGDNPEEDKTLTFKQLHEQVCRFSNAMKEQGVRKGDVVCLYMPMVPEAAIAMLACTRIGAVHTVVFGGFSPEALSGRIIDSNAKLVITADEGVRGGRAVPLKKNVDEALTNPEIKNISKVIVFKRTGGDVAWHEHRDVWWHEATAKVSADCPPEEMKAEDPLFILYTSGSTGKPKGVLHTTGGYLVYATMTFKYVFDYQPGETFWCTADVGWITGHTYLIYGPLANGAKTILFEGVPNYPDTNRMSQVVDKHQVNILYTAPTAIRALMAKGDEAVKDTHRNSLRIMGSVGEPINPEAWEWYYKTIGNEKSPIVDTWWQTETGGILITPLPGATDLKPGSATRPFFGVQPALVDNMGEIVDGAAEGNLVILDSWPGQMRTVYGDHERFEQTYFSTFKGMYFTGDGARRDEDGYYWITGRVDDVLNVSGHRMGTAEIESALVAFEKIAEAAVVGVPHDIKGQAIYAYITLNDGVYPTAELHKEVKDWVRKEIGPIATPDVLHWTDALPKTRSGKIMRRILRKIATGDTGNLGDTSTLADPSVVDKLIAEKAELV, from the coding sequence ATGAGTGAAGCCCACATTTATCCGGTAAAAGAAAATATTAAATCTCACACGCATGCGGATAATGACACTTACCTAGCCATGTACCAGCAATCAGTTTCCGATCCTGAAGGGTTCTGGAGCGAACACGGTAAGATTGTGGATTGGATTAAACCATTCACTAAAGTAAAACAGACTTCTTTCGATACTGGACATGTCGACATTCGCTGGTTTGAAGACGGCACACTAAACGTTTCTGCTAACTGTATCGACCGTCATCTTGCTGAACGTGGTGATGACGTTGCCATCATTTGGGAAGGCGACAATCCTGAAGAAGACAAGACGCTTACTTTTAAGCAGTTGCATGAGCAAGTCTGTCGCTTCTCAAACGCAATGAAAGAGCAAGGCGTTCGCAAAGGCGATGTGGTGTGTCTATACATGCCAATGGTTCCAGAAGCCGCGATTGCAATGCTGGCTTGTACACGTATTGGTGCCGTGCATACGGTAGTATTTGGTGGCTTCTCTCCAGAAGCACTGTCAGGCCGTATCATCGACTCTAACGCGAAACTGGTTATCACTGCCGATGAAGGTGTTCGTGGTGGCCGCGCAGTTCCTCTGAAGAAAAACGTCGACGAAGCACTGACTAACCCTGAAATCAAAAACATCAGCAAAGTTATTGTGTTTAAACGTACTGGTGGTGATGTTGCATGGCATGAGCATCGCGATGTTTGGTGGCATGAAGCAACAGCAAAAGTATCTGCTGACTGCCCTCCTGAAGAGATGAAAGCGGAAGATCCTCTATTCATCCTTTACACCTCAGGTTCAACAGGTAAACCAAAAGGCGTACTGCACACCACGGGTGGCTACCTTGTTTACGCGACCATGACGTTTAAATACGTGTTCGACTACCAACCAGGTGAAACTTTCTGGTGTACTGCCGATGTGGGCTGGATTACGGGGCATACTTATCTGATTTACGGACCGCTGGCGAACGGCGCGAAAACCATTCTGTTTGAAGGTGTACCAAACTACCCTGATACAAACCGTATGAGCCAAGTTGTCGACAAACATCAGGTCAATATCCTTTACACAGCGCCAACGGCAATACGTGCTCTAATGGCAAAAGGCGATGAAGCGGTAAAAGACACTCATCGTAATAGCCTTCGCATCATGGGCTCAGTAGGTGAACCAATCAACCCAGAAGCTTGGGAGTGGTACTACAAGACCATTGGTAACGAGAAATCTCCAATTGTGGATACTTGGTGGCAGACAGAAACTGGCGGTATTTTGATTACGCCGCTTCCGGGCGCAACAGATTTGAAACCGGGCTCAGCGACTCGTCCATTCTTTGGCGTGCAACCTGCGCTGGTTGATAACATGGGTGAAATCGTAGATGGCGCGGCTGAAGGCAACCTAGTCATTCTGGACTCATGGCCGGGTCAAATGCGCACTGTGTATGGTGACCACGAACGCTTCGAGCAAACTTACTTCTCTACCTTTAAAGGCATGTACTTTACTGGTGACGGTGCTCGCCGCGATGAAGATGGTTATTACTGGATCACTGGTCGTGTCGATGACGTACTCAACGTATCTGGTCACCGCATGGGTACTGCTGAAATCGAATCTGCTCTGGTTGCATTCGAGAAAATTGCGGAAGCAGCTGTCGTTGGTGTACCTCACGACATTAAAGGCCAAGCGATTTACGCTTACATCACGCTCAATGATGGTGTATATCCAACAGCGGAACTGCACAAAGAAGTGAAAGACTGGGTGCGTAAAGAAATTGGTCCTATCGCAACACCTGATGTGCTGCACTGGACAGATGCGCTACCGAAAACACGTTCAGGTAAAATCATGCGTCGTATTCTACGTAAGATTGCTACTGGTGATACCGGAAACTTGGGTGATACCTCGACCCTAGCGGATCCAAGTGTTGTCGATAAACTGATCGCTGAGAAAGCCGAGCTAGTTTAA